CCACAAGGCGCAGAACAAGCCCGCGGTGGAGGTGATCCTCACCACCCTCCACGCCGGCGGCAAGTTCCAGAAGGGCGGCGACAGCGTCTACGGCATCTCCGGCGGCCTGCACGGGGTGGGCGTGGCGGTAACCAACGCCCTCTCCCGCCGCCTGGAGGTTACCGTCCGGCGCGACGGCGCCGAGCACCGCATGGCCTTCGCCGGCGGCGAGGTGGACGAGCCCCTCGCCCAGACCGGCACCGTGGCCAAGCGCTCCACCGGCACCACCATCCGCGCCTGGCCCGACGAGCGCTACTTCGACGACGGACGCATCCTCCTGGACCCCCTCCGCCGCCTGCTGCGCACCAAGGCCATCCTGCTGCCGGGCCTGCGCGTGGAGCTGGTCCGGCAGCAGGAGGAAGGCGACCCCATGGTGGAGGCCTGGGCCTACGAGAACGGGATGGCCCAGTACCTGGAGGAACTGCTCGACGGCCGCGAGACCGTCTGCCCCGTCTACGCCGCCGGCCGCTTCTACGACCCGGACACGGGCGCCGGCGACTTCCAGCCCGGCGAGGGCGTGGACTGGGCCATCACCTGGGTGGCCGAGGGGGCCGGGCTGGGCGAGTCCTTCGTCAACCTCATCCCCACCGCCCAGGGCGGCACCCACGTCAACGGCCTGCGCACCGGCGCCACCGAGGCCATCCGGGCCTTCGCCGAGCACCACCAGCTCCTGCCCCGGGGCGTGAAGCTCGCTCCCGAGGACATCTGGAGCCGGGCCTGCTTCCTGCTCTCCGCCAAGCTCCTCGACCCCCAGTTCCAGGGCCAGGTGAAGGAGAAGCTCACCTCCCGCGAGGCGGCCAAGCTGGTGACCACCCTGTTCCGCGACCGCTTCGAGCTGTGGCTCAACGAGCATCCGGAAGCCGGCAAGGCCATCACCGAGCTGGCCATCGCCGCGGCCCGGGAGCGCCAGCAGGCCAACAAGAAGTCCGCCAAGAAGCGCGGCGGAGCCCTGGCCACCCTGCCCGGCAAGCTCACCGACTGCGAGTCCGACGACCCGGCCCGCACCGAGCTGTTCATCGTCGAGGGGGACTCCGCCGGGGGCAGCGCCAAGCAGGCCCGCGACCGCGACACCCAGGCGGTGCTGCCCCTGCGCGGCAAGGTGCTGAACACCTGGGAGGTGGACAGCGGCGAGCTCTACGGCAACCGCGAGGTGCACGACATCGCCGTCTCCATCGGCGTGGACCCCCACGGCCTCGACGAGGAGGCCGACCTCTCCGGGCTGCGCTACGGCAAGATCGTCATCCTCGCCGACGCGGACGTGGACGGCGCCCACATCCAGGCCTTGCTCATCGGCCTGTTCCTGCGCCACTTCCCCAAGCTCATCGAGCGCGGCCACCTGTTCGTCGCCCATCCGCCGCTGTTCCGCCTCGATGTCCCCGGCCAGGGCAAGGGCAAGCCCGCGCGCAAGATCTACGTGCTCGACGAGCCGGAGAAGGCCGCCACCCTGGAGAAGCTGGCCGACGAGGGCATCGACCCGGAAAAGGTGAAGGCCTACCGCTTCAAGGGCCTCGGCGAGATGAACGCCGAGCAGCTCTGGGAGACCGTCCTCTCCCCGGATACGCGGCGGCTTCTGCCGCTGTTCGTCCCCGAGGACGAGGAGGAGGAGACCTGGAACGAGGTGAACCGCTGCCTCGGCAAGCGCGAGGCGGCGGCACGCCGGGCCTGGATCGAGGCCAACGGCGACCAGGTGGAAGCCGACATTTGAACCGGGGACGGGCCGGTAGGAGCGGTGGCGCCCACCGCGACCACCTGGGGCTGGAGACTGTTCCCCCAGGCACTGGAAGGCCCGTAGGAGCGGCCTCCCGGCCGCGACCTCCTTCGGTCGCCCCTGCGGGTCGCGGCGAGGACGCCGCTCCTACAAACGATTGGATTCCTGGCGCATTCCCAGAAAAGGCATCAATGAGGGATTTCCATGGCTGACATGACCACCTTCGCCGGCGCCCGCGACGGCGAGCGGGGCGAGGACTGGCTGGACCTGCGCGAGCACCTGGGCCGCTCCTACCTGGCCTACTCCCTGTCGGTGGTCAAGGGGCGCGCCATTCCCGACGTGCGCGACGGGCTGAAGCCCGTCCAGCGCCGCACCCTCTACGCCATGCACCGGCTGGGCCTGCGCGCCGACACCGACCACAAGAAGTCGGCCCGGGTGGTGGGCGAGGTGATCGGCAAGTACCACCCCCACGGCGACCAGGCCGCCTACGACGCCATGGTGCGCATGGCCCAGGACTTCACCTTCCGCTACCCGCTGGTGGACGGCCAGGGCAACTTCGGCTCCCCCGACGGCGACAACGCCGCCGCCATGCGCTACACCGAGGCGCGGCTGACCCCCTTCTCCGACGTGCTGCTCGGCGAGACCGACCGCGGCACGGTGGACTTCATCGACAACTACGACGGCGCCGAGCAGGAGCCGGAGGTGCTGCCGGCGCGCGTGCCCATGGCCCTGCTCAACGCCCAGCCCGGCGTGGCCGTGGGCCTGGCCACCGACGTCCCCTCCCACAACCTGCGGGAGGTGGGGCAAGCGGCCGTTGCCCTCTACCGCAACCCCGACGCCACCACGGCCGACCTGCTGGAGCACATCCAGGGCCCCGACTTCCCCGGCGGCGGGCAGGTGTGCGCCTCCCGGGAGGAGCTGGCGGCGCTCTACGAGAAGGGGCGCGGTTCCCTCACCCTGCGCGCGCGGTGGGAGGTGGAGAAGCTGGCCGGCGGCGACTGGCAGGTGGCGGTCACCGAGCTCCCCCCCGGCAGCTCGGCCGAGCAGATCCTCGCCGAGATCGACGCGCTGGCCAATCCGCAGCCCAAGAAGGGCAAGAAGGACATCACCAGCGATCAGAAGGCCAAGAAGCAGGCGGTCCTGGCCCAGGTGGGCGGCATGTCCAACCAGGCCGGCCAGGACACCGGCCCGGTGCGGCTGGTGATCGAGCCCAAGTCCAAGCGCCAGAAGCCCGAGGAGCTCATGGGCTTCCTCATGGGCCTCACCTCCCTGGAGGTGCGCCAGAAGGTGAGCCTCACCTTCATCGACCTGGACGGCCGCCCCAAGGAGCTGGCCCTCAAGGAGGTGCTGGCGGGCTGGACCACCTTCCGGCGCGAAGTGGTCACCCGGCGCAGCCGCGCCCGCCTGGAGAAGGTGGACAACCGCATCCACATCCTGGAGGGCCGCCGCGCGGTCCTGCTCGACATCGACGCGGTGATCGCCATCGTGCGCAACGCCGAGGACTACGCCGAAGCCAAGGCCGGGGTCATGGAGCAGTTCGCCCTTACCGAGGCCCAGGCCGACGACGTGCTTGCCATCCCCCTGGGCCGGCTTACGCGCATGGACTCCATCAAGGTGGACCAGGAGCTCTCCGACCTGCGGGGCGAGAAGGAAAACCTGGAGCACCTGCTGGCCGACCACGACGCCATGACGGACAAGATCGTGGAGGAGCTGCAAGCGGACATCGCCACCTACGGCGACGACCGCCGCACCCTGATCGAGGACTCCGAGCCGGTAGCCATGGAGGCCCCGGTGATGGACGAGCCGGTCACGGTGCTGCTGTCGCGCAAGGGCTGGTTCCGCGCGCGCCAGGGGCACGGCCTGGACCTCACCTCCGTGCCCCACAAGGACGGCGACGGCCCCCTGGCCGCCGTGGAGACCCGCACCACCAAGTCGGTGGTGGTCCTCGCCACCAATGGCCGTGCCTACACCGTGTCGGCCAACGAGGCCCCCGGCGGACGCGGCTACGGCACCCCGCTGTCCTCCCTGGTGGACCTGCAGGGTGCGGGCGTGGCGGGCATGGTCATCGGCGATCCCGGGGACCGCTTCCTACTGGCCACCACCACTGGCTACGGCTTCATCACCACCTTCGGCGACCTGCTGGGCCGCACCCGGAATGGCAAGGCGGTGCTCAAGTCCCTGAACGGTGCCAACGTACTGCCGCCCCTGCCCCTGGCTGCCCACGGCAACCAGGTGGCCACGGTCAGCGACAGCGGCCACCTGGCCGTCTTCCCCGCCGGTGAAGTCAAGGAGATGACCTCCGGCAAGGGCGTCAAGCTCATGGAGCTGAAGGAAGGCGAGGCCCTGGCGCGGGTGGACCGGGTGGACGAGGCGGGGCTGACCCTTCCCGGCAAGGGCGGCAAGACCGTGACTCTCTCCCCGGAGGCCCTTAAAGAGTACGTGCGAACCCGCGGCAGCCGGGGCAAACAGGTGCCCAAGGAGGTGGTGAAGAGCCGTCTATAGGACGGTTCCTACCCACCGGCGCCTTCCGGCCCGGGGCTTGGCGGGCTTGGGCACGGGTGGCGGTGCGGCGGTCCGGAAATGCTCCCCCAGCCAGTAGTCCCAGTCGCCGGGGTCCAGCTGCATGGCGCCTCCCGCCGGGGTGAAGGTCATCTCCCCAAAGACCACCCGACCTTCGATGTTGTAGAGGTCCACGCGCACGAACCGGAAGCGGCGGGAGAGGCGCTCTGCAACCCAGAGCATCTCCGCCAGGTTGGCGGGCTTCTCCAGGGACTCCTCCGGGGCCGGGGCCTTGCCCCGCACCGGGAGCGGGCGGAACTCCGCATCCACCATCAGGATCCGGGGGTCCCGCCCCCGCCCCAGCATCACCTCGATGAAGACCGGCTGCCCGCCGAAGCAGAAGATCTTGTAATCCACGGGGGCGGATTGCCCCGCCGGGGCCGGCAGGAGCTCCTCGATATAGAGCCGCGGTGGAATCCACCGGTAGTGCCACTCCCCCATGATCGTGGAGATGTCCATCTCCAGCCAGCCGCGGGTCTGTCGCCCCACCTCCGCCCAGTCCACCTCCGCCGGGCTCTCCACCAGGATCACCGTGCCCACCGCGTGGTTGGACTTGATGACGAAGCGCGACGGCAGGTCCGCCCGCGGGGCCTCCCGGATGTCCTTGCCCTGCCAGTACAGCTCGGGCAGATAGACGCTTCCCGCCTCCCGGGCCACGTAGTCCCGCACCGCGAGCTTGTCGGCCAGCCGGGTGTAGACCGGCCTGCGGTCGAACAGCTTCCGGGCCTGGATGTGCTCGTTGAAGGTCCGTGGCGCCCAGAGGCGCGGTACCGGGCCGAT
The window above is part of the Thiohalorhabdus denitrificans genome. Proteins encoded here:
- a CDS encoding DNA topoisomerase IV subunit B is translated as MGKEGGYSAEDITVLEGLDPVRKRPGMYTETSAPNHIIQEVVDNAADEALGGHATLIRVTLHPDGSVSVEDDGRGIPVEHHKAQNKPAVEVILTTLHAGGKFQKGGDSVYGISGGLHGVGVAVTNALSRRLEVTVRRDGAEHRMAFAGGEVDEPLAQTGTVAKRSTGTTIRAWPDERYFDDGRILLDPLRRLLRTKAILLPGLRVELVRQQEEGDPMVEAWAYENGMAQYLEELLDGRETVCPVYAAGRFYDPDTGAGDFQPGEGVDWAITWVAEGAGLGESFVNLIPTAQGGTHVNGLRTGATEAIRAFAEHHQLLPRGVKLAPEDIWSRACFLLSAKLLDPQFQGQVKEKLTSREAAKLVTTLFRDRFELWLNEHPEAGKAITELAIAAARERQQANKKSAKKRGGALATLPGKLTDCESDDPARTELFIVEGDSAGGSAKQARDRDTQAVLPLRGKVLNTWEVDSGELYGNREVHDIAVSIGVDPHGLDEEADLSGLRYGKIVILADADVDGAHIQALLIGLFLRHFPKLIERGHLFVAHPPLFRLDVPGQGKGKPARKIYVLDEPEKAATLEKLADEGIDPEKVKAYRFKGLGEMNAEQLWETVLSPDTRRLLPLFVPEDEEEETWNEVNRCLGKREAAARRAWIEANGDQVEADI
- the parC gene encoding DNA topoisomerase IV subunit A, with product MADMTTFAGARDGERGEDWLDLREHLGRSYLAYSLSVVKGRAIPDVRDGLKPVQRRTLYAMHRLGLRADTDHKKSARVVGEVIGKYHPHGDQAAYDAMVRMAQDFTFRYPLVDGQGNFGSPDGDNAAAMRYTEARLTPFSDVLLGETDRGTVDFIDNYDGAEQEPEVLPARVPMALLNAQPGVAVGLATDVPSHNLREVGQAAVALYRNPDATTADLLEHIQGPDFPGGGQVCASREELAALYEKGRGSLTLRARWEVEKLAGGDWQVAVTELPPGSSAEQILAEIDALANPQPKKGKKDITSDQKAKKQAVLAQVGGMSNQAGQDTGPVRLVIEPKSKRQKPEELMGFLMGLTSLEVRQKVSLTFIDLDGRPKELALKEVLAGWTTFRREVVTRRSRARLEKVDNRIHILEGRRAVLLDIDAVIAIVRNAEDYAEAKAGVMEQFALTEAQADDVLAIPLGRLTRMDSIKVDQELSDLRGEKENLEHLLADHDAMTDKIVEELQADIATYGDDRRTLIEDSEPVAMEAPVMDEPVTVLLSRKGWFRARQGHGLDLTSVPHKDGDGPLAAVETRTTKSVVVLATNGRAYTVSANEAPGGRGYGTPLSSLVDLQGAGVAGMVIGDPGDRFLLATTTGYGFITTFGDLLGRTRNGKAVLKSLNGANVLPPLPLAAHGNQVATVSDSGHLAVFPAGEVKEMTSGKGVKLMELKEGEALARVDRVDEAGLTLPGKGGKTVTLSPEALKEYVRTRGSRGKQVPKEVVKSRL
- a CDS encoding ATP-grasp fold amidoligase family protein; this translates as MHLQWLPDGLAQACRRVGLGLRRRIDWGSRAKRLLIDAILYPSDLYTSVTTHREKIGPVPRLWAPRTFNEHIQARKLFDRRPVYTRLADKLAVRDYVAREAGSVYLPELYWQGKDIREAPRADLPSRFVIKSNHAVGTVILVESPAEVDWAEVGRQTRGWLEMDISTIMGEWHYRWIPPRLYIEELLPAPAGQSAPVDYKIFCFGGQPVFIEVMLGRGRDPRILMVDAEFRPLPVRGKAPAPEESLEKPANLAEMLWVAERLSRRFRFVRVDLYNIEGRVVFGEMTFTPAGGAMQLDPGDWDYWLGEHFRTAAPPPVPKPAKPRAGRRRWVGTVL